In Flavivirga abyssicola, the following are encoded in one genomic region:
- a CDS encoding deoxyguanosinetriphosphate triphosphohydrolase has product MNWEQLLSLKRFGDTNKRIRKEQDETRLGFEVDYDRVIFSSEFRSLQDKTQVIPLSQTDFVHTRLTHSLEVSVVGRSLGRLVGKKLLEKHPHLHSVHGYQANDFGAIVAAAALAHDIGNPPFGHSGEKAIGEFFKTGHGKQFKDSLTDKEYQDLCDFEGNANGFKILTESRAGREGGLRLSYATLGAFMKYPKESLPKKPSKHIADKKYGFFQSEKEAFIDVASELGLLKRSETDISFSRHPLAFLVEAADDICYTIIDFEDGINLGLIQEEFALEYLINIVRDKIKTKNYYELTNKEDRVSYLRALAIGTLIDEAVTIFMEHEDAILNGSFDCALLDKSKYEAQINDIIKISIENIYQSNEVVDKEIAGYGVINTLLKTYTNAVNNSYNNTASNYDKLVLKSLPKTIKIDDASLYKRLSSICHFVSLLSDSKAILNYKKLKGFQFS; this is encoded by the coding sequence ATGAACTGGGAACAATTATTATCCTTAAAACGCTTTGGCGATACTAATAAACGCATACGAAAAGAACAAGACGAAACCCGTTTAGGATTTGAAGTAGACTATGATCGGGTTATTTTTTCTTCAGAATTTAGGAGCCTTCAAGATAAAACACAAGTAATTCCCTTATCGCAAACCGATTTTGTGCATACCAGATTAACACATAGTTTAGAAGTTAGCGTGGTTGGGCGCTCTTTAGGAAGATTGGTTGGTAAGAAACTATTAGAAAAACATCCGCATTTGCATAGTGTTCATGGGTATCAGGCTAACGATTTTGGGGCTATCGTTGCTGCGGCTGCTTTAGCACATGATATTGGTAATCCGCCTTTCGGACATTCAGGAGAGAAAGCCATTGGGGAATTTTTTAAAACAGGACACGGAAAACAGTTTAAAGACTCGTTAACAGATAAGGAATATCAGGACTTATGTGATTTTGAAGGGAATGCCAATGGCTTTAAAATTCTAACCGAAAGTAGAGCAGGACGAGAAGGGGGATTACGATTAAGTTATGCCACATTAGGCGCTTTTATGAAATACCCTAAAGAATCGCTTCCTAAAAAACCAAGCAAGCATATTGCCGATAAGAAGTATGGATTTTTTCAAAGTGAAAAAGAAGCATTTATTGATGTTGCTAGTGAGTTAGGTTTATTAAAAAGAAGTGAAACAGATATAAGTTTTTCAAGACACCCTCTTGCTTTTTTAGTAGAAGCGGCAGATGATATTTGCTATACGATAATTGATTTTGAAGATGGCATCAACCTTGGTTTAATACAAGAAGAGTTTGCATTGGAATATTTAATAAACATTGTAAGAGACAAAATTAAAACTAAAAATTACTACGAGCTTACTAATAAAGAGGATAGAGTAAGTTATTTAAGAGCCTTAGCAATAGGAACATTAATAGACGAGGCAGTGACTATTTTTATGGAACATGAAGATGCTATTTTAAATGGTAGTTTTGATTGTGCTTTGTTGGATAAAAGTAAATATGAAGCACAAATAAATGATATTATTAAAATTAGTATTGAAAATATCTATCAATCAAATGAAGTTGTAGATAAAGAAATTGCGGGTTATGGTGTTATAAATACATTGTTAAAAACGTATACGAATGCTGTAAATAATAGTTATAATAATACCGCTTCAAATTACGATAAACTCGTTTTAAAGAGCTTACCAAAAACCATTAAAATTGATGATGCCAGTTTATATAAGCGTTTGTCTAGTATATGTCATTTTGTATCCTTACTTTCAGATAGTAAAGCGATATTAAATTATAAAAAATTGAAAGGTTTTCAGTTTAGTTAA